The sequence GGTTCCCGTGGCCGGCCGGCCGGCGAGTGGCCGTAGCGGCAGACGATCTCCCCGCTGCCCTCCGGGAGGACGGGGCCCGGCCGGTCGGAGCTCCAGGGCCCGTCGTAGGTCCAGGGCAGGATCTCGACGCGGACCAGGTCCTTCAGCGGTGACGACGGGTTGTCCAGGGTGAGCAGCCGGTGCCAGCGCGTGAGATGGCACAGGCAGTCGGCGACGCGGCGGGCGTCCTCCGGCCCGTCGAGCGGCAGCGGCGGTACGGCCGCCGAGCCGTCGCGCCGCAGAACGCCGGCTTCCAGGCCGGCGCCCCGCTTCGAGGACACGGCGACGCGCAGCAGGTGGCCCGGGGCCGAGGCCGGGTCGCCGGTCAGCCGGAGCAGCGGTGCAGGGCCGCCCCCGGGGCCCGCCGAGCCGATGGTGTCCCGGAGCAGCGCGGCGGCCCCGCGGGCCGCGGCGGAACCGTCCGGTGTCTCGATGCGGACGCGGGTGGGCGGCAGGGCGAGCGCCGACAGCGCGACCGGATGCGCCCGCCGGCGATCGGGCTCCCAGCCGACGGGTTCCACCTCGGCGCGGTCGGCGTGGACGGTCCGGACGCGTACGACGCGGTGTGCGGCGGCGGGTGCGGTGAGCGTGAACTCGGTGCCGTCGGGGTCGTCGCCGTACAGCCCGTGCACCCGGCCGCAGTCGACCTCCCAGCCGTGCGGTCCGTGCCGCAGCAGGTGCGGGTCACGGCCACGGGTCACCGCTCCGCCGAGGAAGGGCCGGTCGGCGGGGCCGCCCGGGGTGGGCGGGAACAGGACCGGGTGCTGGTCGGCGCGCTCGGTCTGGACCGCGCAGTGGGCGGCGGCCAGCACATCGCGGTAGGTCGCGCCCGGTCCCGCCGCCCGCAGCGCCTCCAGCAGGGCGTGGGTGAACACTCCGTGGGGGACGCCGGCGAAGTCCCTTTCGTAGGAGAGCTGGTCCAGCCGGCCGGCGGCGAGGAGCACATGGCGGGCCGTGGGTGTGCCGGTGCCCTCGGCCGGCCCTCGTTGCGCGCAGGGCGCGTCCCACCAAGCGGCGGGCGGCGCGTAGCGCGCAGTCAGTCCCGCCGCAGCGGACGTACGGGTGGCGCCGCCCGAGAAGCAGCAGTCGAGGACGGCGGCCACGTGCGCGCCCCGCGCGGCGACCGCGTCCAGCAGCCTGCCCAGCTCCTTGTCGACGAGCGGCCGGCCGCCCTCGCGCGGGCTGTCGGCGCAGACCAGCGCCTGGTAGCGGCCGGTGGCCTCGGTCCGCCGGTGCAGGGGCAGGACGGCCTCGTAGTCGGTGCCGTGCCCGGAGAACCAGAAGAGCGCCGTGTCACCGGGCCCGGCGGCCCCGAGGTGGTCGCGGACGGCGGCGACCACGCCGTCGGTCGTGGCCTCGCCGTTCCTCAGGAAGAGGGGCTCGAACGGTCCCTGCCCAAGGGCACCGAGCAGACTCGCCGCCGCTTCCACGTCGTTGACGGCACCTCTCAGGCCGCGCTGGGGAGCGGGGTAGTCGTCGATTCCCACGAACAGCGCGTACACAGTCCCCATGACGGAAGTCTCCCAGACGACGGCCCGCGTGTCCGGGCTCAACCGGGTTGTCCGCGGGGCGAGTTGCGGTCACCGCTCTTGCCCATCGCCTCGTTCTCACTGGCCGAGGTGGGTGAAGCCCGCCCACCCCCGCAGGTCGTCCGGGTCCACGGAGCCGGCCTGGCGGGCCAGTTCGGGCGGCATGGTGGCGGGAGGCCGCCGGCCGGGGTCGAGCATCCACAACTGGGCGAGCCGCAGCGCCACGGCCGGGCGCGCGCCCTCCGCGTTCAGGTAGTGGTGCACCATGAACATCAGGTACGACGTGGCCTCGTCCGGCACCGGCCACAGCGAGCCCAGCACCGACCTGGCACCCTCCACGAGGAACGCCGTGGACAGCGTGAACGCCTCGTCGTAGCCGCGTCCCGAGACATGCGTGGTGCAGGCGGCCAGCGACACCAGCCCGAGCCGGCCGGGCCGGTTCCGGTGCTGGGCACGCTCGGTGAGCTGTTCGGCGGCGAGGGTGCCGCCGGCGAGGTGCAGCCGCGCGGTGCCGGCCGCGGCGTCCCCGGGTACGTCGGCGTGACAGGCCAGGTGCAGCACTCCGCCCGGAGACAGGCCGCGCAGCCGC comes from Streptomyces sp. SCL15-4 and encodes:
- a CDS encoding caspase family protein, giving the protein MGTVYALFVGIDDYPAPQRGLRGAVNDVEAAASLLGALGQGPFEPLFLRNGEATTDGVVAAVRDHLGAAGPGDTALFWFSGHGTDYEAVLPLHRRTEATGRYQALVCADSPREGGRPLVDKELGRLLDAVAARGAHVAAVLDCCFSGGATRTSAAAGLTARYAPPAAWWDAPCAQRGPAEGTGTPTARHVLLAAGRLDQLSYERDFAGVPHGVFTHALLEALRAAGPGATYRDVLAAAHCAVQTERADQHPVLFPPTPGGPADRPFLGGAVTRGRDPHLLRHGPHGWEVDCGRVHGLYGDDPDGTEFTLTAPAAAHRVVRVRTVHADRAEVEPVGWEPDRRRAHPVALSALALPPTRVRIETPDGSAAARGAAALLRDTIGSAGPGGGPAPLLRLTGDPASAPGHLLRVAVSSKRGAGLEAGVLRRDGSAAVPPLPLDGPEDARRVADCLCHLTRWHRLLTLDNPSSPLKDLVRVEILPWTYDGPWSSDRPGPVLPEGSGEIVCRYGHSPAGRPREPWLSIRLHNRSATRTLWCVLLNLTDSHAAHTDLYPGHFIGPGRTGFALDDRPVAMSVPARRARPGAEARDWLKLIVSEGELNTVPFHLPPWNPDSPGDRGARRTGADTVLRLTPPGRDDRDLAEARPRAPGEWTTRTIPLRTIIPGGN